One window from the genome of Salvia splendens isolate huo1 chromosome 9, SspV2, whole genome shotgun sequence encodes:
- the LOC121748579 gene encoding zinc finger A20 and AN1 domain-containing stress-associated protein 8-like, producing MESSKETGYQPREGPILCINNCGFFGSAATMNMCSKCHKDMVLKQQQAQFAAASIENMVNGSIKQKEPLPADAVTVEVELKLDSPRPTLDPVPSEPKPKEGPSRCTTCRKRVGLTGFSCKCGNLFCSVHRYSDKHECPFDYRSAAQDAIAKANPLVKADKLDKI from the coding sequence ATGGAGTCCTCCAAGGAGACCGGCTACCAACCTCGAGAAGGCCCGATTCTCTGCATCAACAACTGCGGCTTCTTCGGAAGTGCTGCCACGATGAACATGTGCTCGAAGTGCCATAAAGATATGGTCTTGAAACAGCAGCAGGCCCAATTCGCCGCGGCATCCATCGAGAACATGGTCAATGGCAGCATCAAACAGAAGGAGCCCCTCCCTGCTGATGCAGTGACTGTGGAAGTCGAATTAAAACTTGACTCCCCTCGTCCGACCCTTGACCCGGTGCCAAGCGAGCCGAAGCCAAAGGAGGGACCAAGCAGGTGCACCACCTGCCGCAAGCGTGTGGGCCTGACCGGTTTCAGTTGCAAGTGCGGAAATCTCTTCTGCTCGGTGCACCGCTACTCAGACAAGCACGAGTGCCCGTTCGACTACCGGTCGGCCGCTCAAGATGCCATAGCAAAGGCTAACCCTCTGGTTAAAGCCGATAAGCTCGACAAGATCTGA
- the LOC121748442 gene encoding zinc finger A20 and AN1 domain-containing stress-associated protein 8-like has translation MESSKETGCQAREGPILCINNCGFFGSAATMNMCSKCHKDMVLKQQQAQFAAASIENMVNGSSSSSNLIEPLTADVVNVKAKPVVLKTDAPQLTPDLASSQSSEPKPKEGPNRCTTCRKRVGLTGFSCRCGDLFCSVHRYSDKHECPFDYRSAAQDAIAKANPLVKADKLDKI, from the coding sequence ATGGAATCCTCCAAGGAGACTGGCTGCCAAGCTCGAGAAGGCCCAATTCTTTGCATCAACAACTGTGGCTTCTTTGGCAGTGCTGCTACGATGAATATGTGCTCCAAGTGCCATAAAGACATGGTCTTGAAACAGCAGCAAGCCCAGTTTGCCGCAGCATCCATCGAGAACATGGTCAATGGCAGCAGCTCAAGCAGCAATCTGATCGAGCCTCTTACTGCTGACGTGGTGAACGTGAAGGCTAAGCCAGTTGTATTAAAAACTGACGCTCCTCAACTGACCCCTGATCTGGCATCAAGCCAGAGCTCGGAGCCTAAGCCAAAGGAGGGGCCAAACAGGTGCACTACTTGCCGCAAGCGCGTGGGATTGACTGGATTCAGCTGTAGGTGTGGGGACCTTTTCTGCTCGGTCCATCGCTACTCAGACAAACACGAGTGCCCGTTCGACTACCGGTCGGCTGCTCAGGACGCCATAGCAAAGGCGAACCCGCTCGTTAAAGCTGATAAGCTGGACAAGATCTGA